A single Pseudodesulfovibrio aespoeensis Aspo-2 DNA region contains:
- a CDS encoding TRAP transporter substrate-binding protein: protein MRRPIILLAAAMTLVCLLAATAMAATTLTYANFPPATTFPCIQMEHWKEEVEKRTGGALAIQTFPGSTLLGAKNMLRGVQTGQADIGCISLPYYPGVFPAMSVLNLPVAFTSTKVASLTMWDVYQKHRPAELGDVKVLTLFTSAPSNIMSKEPVRQLSDLKGMELRASGSILNILAGLGAQGVGMPMSQTPEALQKGVVKGLVSSFDVLKDFNFAELCRFETITNMPVYPFAVIMNKACWDALPDDVKKTLDDLGREQAQWTGEYLDKHINDSLAWSKEQYQVEVFTLTEAEHEEIRVKSAGLVDEWKGEAAKAGLDADTILNDMLAFKAKYEAEFGK from the coding sequence ATGCGAAGACCGATCATCCTGCTGGCCGCCGCCATGACCCTCGTCTGTCTGCTGGCCGCCACCGCCATGGCGGCGACCACGCTGACCTACGCCAACTTCCCGCCCGCCACCACCTTCCCGTGCATCCAGATGGAGCATTGGAAGGAAGAGGTGGAGAAACGCACCGGCGGAGCCCTGGCCATCCAGACCTTCCCCGGCTCCACCCTGCTCGGCGCCAAGAACATGCTGCGCGGCGTGCAGACCGGACAGGCCGACATCGGCTGCATCAGCCTCCCCTACTATCCCGGCGTGTTCCCGGCCATGTCGGTCCTGAACCTGCCGGTGGCTTTCACCTCCACCAAGGTGGCCAGCCTGACCATGTGGGACGTCTACCAGAAGCACCGGCCCGCCGAACTCGGCGATGTCAAGGTGCTGACCCTGTTCACCTCGGCCCCCTCCAACATCATGAGCAAGGAACCTGTCAGACAGCTCTCCGACCTCAAGGGCATGGAGCTGCGCGCCTCGGGCTCCATCCTGAACATCCTGGCCGGGCTGGGCGCACAAGGCGTGGGCATGCCCATGTCCCAGACCCCGGAGGCCCTGCAAAAGGGCGTGGTCAAGGGGCTGGTCTCCTCGTTCGACGTGCTCAAGGACTTCAACTTCGCGGAGCTCTGCCGCTTTGAGACCATCACCAACATGCCAGTCTATCCCTTTGCGGTGATCATGAACAAGGCCTGCTGGGACGCGCTGCCCGACGACGTGAAAAAGACCCTCGACGACCTGGGCCGCGAGCAGGCGCAGTGGACCGGAGAATACCTGGACAAGCACATCAACGACTCCCTGGCGTGGTCCAAGGAGCAGTATCAGGTGGAGGTCTTCACCCTGACCGAGGCCGAGCACGAGGAGATCAGGGTCAAAAGCGCCGGGCTTGTGGACGAGTGGAAGGGTGAGGCCGCCAAGGCGGGCCTCGACGCCGACACCATCCTGAACGACATGCTCGCCTTCAAGGCCAAATACGAAGCCGAGTTCGGCAAGTAA